Proteins co-encoded in one Ruegeria sp. HKCCD4315 genomic window:
- a CDS encoding PTS sugar transporter subunit IIA, translated as MELSSILKPEAVRVLSAASSKKRLFQEIGDVAAATQGLDAQAVVDSLLERESLGPTGVGHGVALPHARLSELEAVSGVFVMLEKPIDFGSVDRQPVDIAFALFAPEEAGVDHLKALALVSRTLRDTSVCTKLRANPDPVKLYAILTEAQSMQAA; from the coding sequence ATGGAGCTTTCGAGCATACTCAAGCCCGAGGCAGTGCGTGTACTTTCGGCCGCTTCCAGCAAGAAGCGGTTGTTTCAGGAAATCGGCGACGTTGCCGCCGCGACCCAGGGCCTTGATGCCCAGGCGGTTGTCGACTCTCTGCTTGAGCGCGAAAGCCTTGGGCCAACCGGAGTTGGACATGGCGTCGCGCTGCCCCACGCGCGACTGTCTGAACTTGAGGCGGTTTCAGGCGTCTTCGTCATGCTGGAAAAACCGATCGATTTCGGTTCGGTTGATCGTCAGCCGGTGGATATTGCCTTTGCGCTGTTCGCGCCTGAAGAGGCGGGTGTGGATCACCTCAAAGCGCTGGCTTTGGTGTCGCGTACGCTGCGGGATACCTCGGTCTGCACCAAACTTCGGGCGAACCCCGATCCGGTTAAGCTCTATGCAATTTTGACCGAAGCTCAATCCATGCAAGCTGCATGA
- a CDS encoding CAP domain-containing protein: protein MTRIVSLLLICFVALAACTSTQPTTIGADGRPLPTVYKIRGNPEKLQFRMLDSVNALRQAQGLQSVQLNSQLNAAAATHSKDMARQNRPWHFGSDGSSPIDRAARVGYFGTFLGEAISETYETETETLAAWMQEPGPRAVIMDPKATQMGFAWHQENGGKIWWTLEMGTGG, encoded by the coding sequence ATGACGCGTATCGTTTCTTTACTGTTGATTTGCTTTGTCGCGCTTGCGGCATGTACAAGCACCCAGCCCACCACTATTGGTGCGGATGGCCGCCCCTTGCCCACGGTCTACAAAATCCGCGGCAATCCCGAAAAACTGCAATTCCGAATGCTTGATTCGGTCAATGCCTTGCGTCAGGCTCAGGGCTTGCAATCTGTGCAATTGAACTCTCAGTTGAACGCGGCCGCTGCGACTCACTCAAAGGATATGGCACGCCAGAACCGCCCTTGGCACTTTGGGTCGGATGGGTCGTCCCCAATCGATCGTGCCGCGCGGGTCGGATATTTTGGTACATTCCTGGGCGAAGCGATTTCCGAAACCTACGAGACCGAGACCGAGACACTGGCGGCCTGGATGCAAGAACCCGGACCGCGCGCTGTGATCATGGACCCGAAGGCAACCCAGATGGGGTTCGCCTGGCATCAGGAAAATGGTGGAAAAATCTGGTGGACGCTGGAAATGGGAACCGGCGGCTGA
- the hpf gene encoding ribosome hibernation-promoting factor, HPF/YfiA family — translation MRYQISGKQIDIGAALQTHVQTELGEVVGKYAQRPTDANVVFSRSAHEYVCETTVHLSTGLTAQAKAHATEIYAAFEACCDKMETQLRRYKRRLKDHHKDRAEPVELFGASSYILASDESDTADEPESLQPMIVAEMETKIPSLSVGEAVMQMELAGAPVLVFRNENKDGLNVVYRRDDGNIGWIDP, via the coding sequence ATGCGTTACCAAATCAGCGGAAAACAGATCGACATCGGCGCGGCCTTGCAGACACACGTGCAAACCGAGCTGGGCGAGGTTGTGGGCAAATATGCTCAGCGGCCGACAGATGCCAACGTCGTCTTTTCCCGTTCAGCGCATGAATATGTATGCGAGACAACGGTGCACCTGTCCACGGGCCTGACAGCCCAGGCCAAGGCGCACGCTACCGAGATTTACGCAGCGTTTGAGGCATGCTGCGACAAGATGGAAACCCAATTGCGCCGCTATAAGCGCCGCCTGAAGGACCACCACAAGGACCGGGCAGAGCCGGTTGAACTCTTTGGTGCGTCCTCTTATATCCTCGCCTCTGACGAATCGGACACGGCGGACGAGCCCGAATCGCTGCAGCCCATGATTGTGGCTGAGATGGAGACGAAAATTCCGTCTCTGAGCGTTGGGGAAGCCGTGATGCAAATGGAACTTGCTGGCGCTCCGGTGCTGGTGTTCAGGAATGAGAACAAGGATGGATTGAACGTTGTCTACCGTCGCGACGACGGTAACATCGGCTGGATCGATCCGTAA